A single region of the candidate division KSB1 bacterium genome encodes:
- a CDS encoding serine hydroxymethyltransferase encodes MSSNLTRTSLRERDPEVFAAIDHERRRQNDGLELIASENFVSSAVLEAMGNVMTNKYAEGLPGKRYYGGCEFVDVTERIAIERACKLFNCRWANVQPHAGAQANMAVYFTLIKPGDTVLGMDLAHGGHLTHGSPVNFSGRFYKIIGYGVGRETGRVDFDAVVKLAREHKPKLILTGSSAYPRHWELAKFRELADEVGAYLWCDMAHFAGLVAGGVHPAVFPHCHVVTTTTHKTLRGPRGGMILSDEAGGEIMVENMPKPKTITEAFDSWVFPGVQGGPLEHVIAAKAVAFGEALTDEFKQYAKQIVQNARELAHELVAMGYKLVSGGTDTHLILMDLSPRGWTGKAAEKALEKAGITVNKNMVPFDPQKPMTTSGVRIGTPAITTRGMKEPQMKAIAKLINRALLHQEDDAELAKIKSSVTELVKVFPLYPKPLVLREE; translated from the coding sequence ATGAGCAGCAACTTAACGCGCACGAGCTTGCGCGAACGGGATCCTGAAGTCTTCGCGGCCATCGACCACGAACGGCGGCGGCAGAACGACGGACTGGAACTCATTGCCAGCGAGAATTTTGTGTCCAGCGCCGTGCTGGAGGCGATGGGCAATGTGATGACGAACAAGTATGCCGAGGGACTGCCGGGGAAGCGGTACTACGGCGGCTGCGAGTTCGTGGATGTGACTGAGCGGATCGCGATTGAGCGCGCGTGCAAACTGTTCAATTGCCGCTGGGCCAATGTGCAGCCGCATGCGGGCGCGCAGGCGAACATGGCGGTCTATTTCACGCTGATCAAGCCGGGTGACACGGTGCTGGGAATGGACCTTGCGCATGGCGGGCATTTGACGCACGGCTCGCCGGTGAATTTCTCGGGTCGGTTCTATAAGATCATCGGTTACGGCGTCGGGCGCGAGACCGGGCGCGTAGATTTTGACGCGGTTGTCAAACTTGCGCGCGAGCATAAGCCGAAATTGATTCTGACGGGTTCGTCGGCCTATCCGCGGCACTGGGAGCTGGCGAAGTTTCGTGAACTCGCGGACGAAGTCGGCGCGTATTTATGGTGCGACATGGCGCACTTCGCCGGACTCGTGGCGGGCGGCGTGCATCCGGCGGTGTTTCCGCATTGTCATGTGGTCACGACGACGACGCACAAAACGCTGCGCGGGCCGCGTGGAGGGATGATCCTGAGCGACGAGGCGGGCGGCGAGATCATGGTCGAAAATATGCCCAAGCCGAAGACGATCACGGAAGCATTCGACTCGTGGGTCTTTCCGGGTGTGCAGGGCGGGCCGCTGGAACATGTGATCGCGGCCAAGGCCGTGGCGTTCGGCGAAGCGCTGACCGATGAATTCAAGCAATACGCGAAGCAGATTGTGCAGAACGCGCGGGAACTTGCCCACGAACTTGTGGCAATGGGGTACAAATTGGTCTCGGGTGGCACGGACACGCATCTGATCCTGATGGACTTGTCGCCGCGTGGCTGGACGGGCAAGGCGGCGGAGAAGGCACTCGAAAAGGCCGGGATCACGGTCAACAAAAATATGGTGCCGTTTGATCCGCAAAAGCCGATGACAACATCGGGCGTGCGAATTGGTACTCCGGCGATCACGACGCGCGGGATGAAAGAGCCGCAGATGAAAGCCATCGCGAAGCTCATC
- a CDS encoding N-acetylmuramoyl-L-alanine amidase, which yields MFRLKQWLWWAAVLAISTAATAESVMITDANGLPMGRLPIIMRGDESLIPLAMLARKGNWQVSMDDQTYSISAGMREVQLRRGNPFVIVDGRYVQTSFAPEEWDGSLWIPLSNLFALFGDQIARDKLTGALSIQVIESPPPAAAPGKGGKSTSKAGEDQWALKTIIIDAGHGGKDPGARGLYGLEEKVVALDVAKRLRAFLQDSGVTVILTRDDDRFLELHERTKFANAQRGDMFLSIHCNSFKDPNIGGIETYFLKPAKSERAVEAAMRENSVVKLESDTSMYQDLTEENYILLSMATSQFMKDSETWAASALRMLSEKTSMESRQVDQAGFYVLMGASMPAILVECGYLSNPDDAKLLASERGRIKLAEALASSIVKMKQTLETSASR from the coding sequence TTGTTTAGACTCAAGCAGTGGTTGTGGTGGGCCGCCGTGCTGGCGATCAGCACCGCGGCAACGGCCGAGTCCGTGATGATCACGGATGCGAACGGGCTGCCGATGGGACGACTCCCGATCATCATGCGCGGCGACGAAAGTCTGATTCCGCTGGCCATGTTGGCGCGCAAGGGCAACTGGCAGGTCAGCATGGATGACCAGACGTACTCGATCAGCGCGGGAATGCGCGAAGTGCAACTGCGACGGGGTAATCCATTCGTAATTGTGGACGGCCGGTATGTTCAGACGAGCTTCGCGCCTGAGGAGTGGGACGGTTCACTCTGGATACCGCTGTCCAATCTGTTCGCACTGTTCGGCGATCAGATCGCACGCGACAAGTTGACCGGGGCCTTGTCGATTCAGGTTATCGAGTCGCCGCCGCCCGCGGCCGCGCCGGGCAAAGGCGGGAAGTCAACGTCCAAAGCCGGCGAAGACCAGTGGGCGCTGAAGACCATTATCATCGACGCCGGGCACGGCGGCAAAGACCCCGGCGCGCGGGGGCTGTACGGACTCGAAGAGAAGGTTGTGGCGCTGGACGTCGCGAAGCGACTGCGCGCTTTCCTGCAGGATTCCGGCGTCACCGTCATCCTGACGCGCGATGACGACCGGTTCCTGGAGCTGCATGAACGAACGAAATTCGCCAACGCGCAACGCGGGGACATGTTTCTCTCCATTCACTGCAACAGCTTCAAGGACCCGAATATCGGCGGGATCGAGACGTACTTCCTGAAGCCCGCGAAGAGCGAGCGGGCGGTGGAAGCGGCGATGCGCGAGAACAGCGTCGTGAAGCTGGAGTCGGACACGTCGATGTATCAGGACTTGACGGAAGAGAACTACATCCTGCTGTCGATGGCGACCAGCCAGTTCATGAAAGACAGCGAGACGTGGGCGGCCTCGGCGCTGCGCATGTTGAGCGAAAAGACGTCGATGGAATCCCGGCAGGTGGATCAGGCCGGATTCTATGTGTTGATGGGCGCGTCGATGCCCGCGATTCTGGTCGAGTGCGGATATCTCTCGAATCCGGACGACGCGAAACTGCTCGCGAGCGAACGCGGACGGATCAAGCTCGCGGAGGCGCTGGCGAGTTCGATCGTTAAGATGAAACAGACCTTGGAGACGTCGGCTTCCCGATGA
- a CDS encoding helix-hairpin-helix domain-containing protein: MTRVFALVAAVVLFSNATLAQAIADWVENSDQPEDAEQLIDGLLNQPLDLNRSSVEAIAALPGFDAGTAQRIVALRERDGGIRSMTELGREVVLTALQREVVRELCMLSASPAPKSKLLLSGSATEQQADGVTKRSHSRARYEVLTDDGLRGFALARQANGRALEAEDVSAGVEFRARRIPLRVIAGDFQLDHGTGLVSSSAYGSAGWLRQREITTPSTARGPIVKPTAGVMTRWRGGAVEAMTRTSRILLGAGENALDAATQADGTVKLIASGATDDELGMARRGRLREQFAIARVVTTRGRTAVSAVALQSNFAPRLAGPGSSDEPPALSGDALTTGSICVNTGYRTLSGIVEVGRSGPGRGAVQTAITIRGERLALLAHTSHVSPRFYSVHGQTWNGFRDLPGNESVSGVRIAMMRGRHTIQAAAASEATPFRTSTSPLRKIGSYAEASWNAGLSDIVEGMVLGSRTRREETSPATPAVATTRDRLRIDLNWRTIPELGMRCELRSAAKTEGGDRDLGSLVYVQAKQARGAWRINGRVTSFNFESDAVSASAYESVLPGEYPLVALSGTGSRSSFVLARRCGAWQIAIRTAYQSSRLQSTEHRGWEAALALTLKS; this comes from the coding sequence ATGACCCGAGTGTTCGCACTGGTCGCGGCGGTGGTGCTCTTTTCCAATGCGACGTTGGCGCAGGCGATAGCGGACTGGGTGGAAAACTCCGATCAGCCGGAAGATGCAGAACAACTCATCGATGGGTTGCTGAACCAACCACTTGACTTGAACCGTTCAAGCGTGGAGGCGATTGCGGCATTGCCCGGCTTCGACGCAGGGACGGCACAGCGCATCGTCGCACTGCGGGAGCGGGATGGCGGGATTCGATCCATGACCGAGCTGGGACGGGAGGTAGTGCTCACCGCGTTGCAGCGGGAGGTTGTGCGCGAATTGTGCATGCTCAGCGCGTCGCCCGCGCCCAAAAGCAAGTTGTTGCTGAGCGGCAGTGCGACGGAGCAGCAGGCCGATGGAGTCACCAAGCGCAGTCATTCCCGAGCGCGCTATGAGGTGCTGACGGACGACGGCCTGCGCGGATTCGCGCTGGCCCGGCAAGCCAACGGCCGGGCGTTGGAGGCGGAAGATGTGAGCGCGGGGGTTGAGTTCCGGGCGCGGCGGATACCGTTGCGAGTGATCGCCGGTGACTTTCAGTTAGACCACGGCACGGGGTTGGTTTCGAGTTCCGCCTATGGGTCGGCGGGTTGGTTGCGGCAACGCGAAATCACGACGCCGTCCACGGCGCGCGGACCAATCGTCAAACCGACCGCGGGGGTCATGACGCGTTGGCGAGGTGGAGCGGTCGAAGCGATGACACGGACGAGTCGGATCCTGCTCGGCGCCGGCGAAAACGCCCTCGATGCGGCGACACAAGCAGACGGAACCGTGAAATTGATCGCCAGCGGCGCCACGGACGACGAACTCGGTATGGCGCGGCGCGGCCGGCTCCGCGAGCAGTTCGCCATCGCGCGAGTGGTTACTACCCGGGGGCGGACGGCGGTTTCGGCTGTCGCACTTCAATCGAACTTCGCTCCGCGACTGGCAGGACCCGGGAGTTCCGACGAGCCGCCGGCTCTGAGCGGCGATGCGCTGACGACCGGATCGATTTGTGTTAATACGGGCTACCGAACCTTGAGCGGAATCGTGGAAGTCGGGCGGTCCGGTCCGGGTCGAGGCGCCGTACAGACGGCGATTACGATTCGCGGCGAGCGGCTGGCGTTGCTCGCGCATACCTCGCACGTGAGTCCGCGGTTTTATTCCGTGCACGGACAAACCTGGAACGGATTCCGCGATCTGCCGGGGAATGAATCGGTGAGCGGCGTGCGGATCGCGATGATGCGCGGACGGCATACGATACAGGCAGCCGCGGCGTCTGAGGCCACACCGTTCCGGACTTCGACGTCGCCGCTGCGAAAGATCGGCAGTTATGCGGAAGCAAGTTGGAACGCCGGGCTGAGCGACATCGTAGAAGGTATGGTGCTGGGTTCGCGCACCCGGCGTGAGGAGACGAGCCCGGCGACTCCCGCGGTGGCGACGACCAGAGACAGGCTGCGGATTGACCTGAACTGGCGGACGATTCCGGAGCTCGGCATGAGGTGCGAACTGCGGAGCGCGGCGAAGACGGAGGGCGGTGACCGCGACTTGGGATCGCTGGTCTATGTACAGGCGAAGCAGGCGCGTGGAGCATGGCGGATCAACGGACGAGTGACGAGTTTCAATTTTGAAAGCGACGCGGTCTCCGCGTCCGCGTACGAATCCGTCCTGCCGGGGGAATACCCGTTGGTGGCGTTGAGCGGAACGGGCTCGCGGAGTTCGTTCGTGCTCGCACGGCGCTGCGGCGCGTGGCAAATCGCCATTCGCACGGCGTATCAATCGAGCCGATTGCAGTCAACCGAGCACCGTGGTTGGGAAGCCGCGCTGGCGTTGACGCTGAAAAGTTAG
- a CDS encoding glutamate racemase: protein MSDARPVAVFDSGLGGLTVAAELRRQFPAENLVFLADRARVPYASLSQALITRFALECLDFMLEHDPKAVVIGCNTVSAVCLDEIRARSHVPVIGVIEPTASAAAAATKTKRIGVLATTSTVKRRAYDTRFAELIAGVQVFSNGCPLLVPLVEEGWTDGEIPRRIIEHYAEPVLREGVDTLVLGCTHYEYFRDTLQEVFGPAVTLINTPEVTARDLQPVVREHAEPRTGERADTVICSTDVNDALQRVVSDLFAKDIQAGRLQVRAVQIPSPTASERR, encoded by the coding sequence ATGAGTGATGCGCGGCCGGTCGCGGTCTTTGATTCCGGATTGGGCGGGCTGACGGTCGCCGCCGAGTTGCGCCGGCAGTTCCCCGCGGAAAACCTCGTGTTCCTCGCGGACCGTGCGCGCGTGCCGTACGCGTCGCTCAGTCAGGCCCTGATTACGCGATTCGCGCTGGAGTGCCTCGATTTCATGCTCGAGCACGACCCGAAGGCGGTGGTGATCGGGTGCAATACGGTGTCGGCGGTCTGTCTCGATGAGATTCGCGCGCGGTCCCATGTGCCGGTGATCGGGGTTATCGAGCCGACGGCGAGCGCGGCTGCCGCAGCGACCAAGACCAAGCGGATCGGTGTGCTCGCGACCACATCGACCGTGAAGCGCCGCGCGTACGATACGCGGTTCGCCGAACTGATCGCGGGCGTTCAGGTCTTCTCGAACGGCTGTCCGTTACTGGTACCGCTCGTTGAGGAAGGGTGGACCGACGGCGAGATTCCGCGCAGGATCATTGAGCACTATGCCGAGCCGGTCCTGCGTGAGGGGGTGGACACGCTGGTGCTCGGGTGTACACATTATGAATATTTTCGCGATACGTTGCAGGAGGTGTTCGGACCGGCCGTGACGCTGATCAACACGCCCGAAGTGACGGCACGTGATCTTCAGCCGGTCGTTCGTGAGCACGCGGAGCCGCGCACCGGCGAACGGGCGGACACCGTGATCTGCTCGACCGATGTGAACGACGCACTGCAACGCGTCGTCTCTGACTTATTTGCCAAGGATATTCAGGCCGGACGCCTACAGGTCCGCGCCGTCCAGATTCCCTCCCCGACCGCTTCAGAACGCCGATAA
- the rho gene encoding transcription termination factor Rho produces MDIAELQTLSVLELMKLGKDLDVPEIAGLPKHDLIFKILAKQAAKDGVVLATGVLEILPDGYGFLRSAAASYLPSPDDVYVSPSQIKRFGLRTGHVVSGQVRPPKEGERFFALLKVESVNMADSESVKDIIHFDNLTPLYPNRKFKLEMGPKELTLRVIDVFTPIGMGQRALIVAPPRTGKTVIMQMIANAVAKNHPDVHLMVLLIDERPEEVTDMERSVKGEVVSSTFDERAERHVQVANMVLEKAKRLVEMKKDVVILLDSITRLARAHNAVIPHSGRVLSGGVDANALYEPKRFFGAARNIEEGGSLTIIATALIETGSRADEVIFEEFKGTGNLELVLDRRLADMRIFPAIDVLKSGTRREELLLTEAILSRMYALRSVLDHNNPPETMKFLLDKMRDTKSNSEFFETMAKGG; encoded by the coding sequence ATGGATATCGCAGAACTTCAAACACTTAGCGTGCTTGAGCTCATGAAGCTCGGCAAGGACCTTGACGTGCCCGAAATCGCCGGATTGCCCAAACACGACCTGATCTTCAAGATTCTGGCGAAGCAGGCGGCGAAGGACGGCGTCGTGCTGGCTACCGGAGTGCTGGAAATCCTCCCGGATGGCTACGGGTTCCTGCGCAGCGCGGCGGCGTCCTATCTGCCGAGTCCGGACGACGTCTATGTGTCACCATCCCAGATCAAGCGGTTTGGCCTGCGGACCGGGCATGTCGTGTCGGGACAGGTGCGGCCGCCCAAGGAAGGCGAGCGGTTCTTCGCGCTGCTGAAGGTCGAGTCGGTGAATATGGCCGATTCGGAGTCCGTGAAGGACATCATTCACTTTGACAATTTGACGCCGCTCTATCCCAACCGCAAGTTCAAACTGGAGATGGGGCCGAAAGAGCTGACCCTGCGCGTGATCGACGTGTTCACGCCGATCGGCATGGGGCAGCGGGCGTTGATTGTCGCGCCGCCGCGCACCGGAAAGACCGTGATCATGCAGATGATCGCGAACGCCGTCGCCAAGAATCATCCCGACGTGCACCTGATGGTGCTGCTGATCGACGAGCGGCCGGAGGAAGTGACCGACATGGAGCGGAGTGTCAAGGGCGAAGTCGTGTCCTCGACCTTTGACGAGCGCGCGGAACGGCATGTGCAAGTCGCAAACATGGTGCTCGAAAAGGCGAAGCGGCTGGTCGAGATGAAGAAGGACGTCGTGATTCTGCTCGATTCGATCACACGGCTGGCGCGCGCGCACAATGCCGTGATTCCGCACTCCGGGCGTGTTCTGTCGGGCGGTGTCGATGCGAATGCGCTGTACGAGCCGAAGCGCTTTTTCGGAGCGGCGCGCAATATCGAGGAGGGCGGAAGTCTGACGATCATTGCGACGGCGCTGATCGAAACCGGTTCGCGCGCGGACGAGGTGATCTTTGAAGAGTTCAAGGGGACGGGTAATCTCGAACTTGTGCTTGATCGCAGGCTGGCGGATATGCGGATCTTCCCGGCGATCGATGTGCTCAAGTCCGGCACGCGGCGCGAAGAATTGCTGTTGACGGAGGCGATCTTGTCGCGGATGTATGCACTGCGGAGTGTGCTGGATCACAACAACCCGCCGGAAACGATGAAGTTCCTGTTGGACAAGATGCGGGACACGAAGTCGAACTCGGAGTTCTTTGAGACGATGGCGAAAGGTGGATAG
- a CDS encoding glycosyltransferase family 2 protein: MSAKVGIIVLNWNGLADTGECLRSLFATDPALRVIYVIDNGSTDGSATELHREFGESIILIANPRNLLYAGGNNVGITRALADGCSHLLLLNNDTTVAADLLQRLLDGEAQTGDAVLCPKIYYARDPQRLWYAGGLISLRRARLAHRGIRELDRGQYDQLERTGWATGCALFGSRRLFETVGMLDTEFALYMEDVDFSLRARAAGFPCYYVPAAKVWHKVSASMGGNLSKKKLSRKWASLRRLVNKHLPSPAARFAALTDFVLTEPPRVLWAGMRGKLK; the protein is encoded by the coding sequence GTGAGCGCGAAAGTCGGGATCATTGTACTGAACTGGAACGGGCTGGCCGACACCGGCGAGTGCCTGCGCAGTCTGTTCGCCACGGATCCCGCACTCCGTGTGATCTACGTCATTGATAACGGCTCGACGGACGGCAGCGCGACGGAGCTGCATCGCGAGTTCGGTGAATCGATTATCCTGATCGCCAATCCGCGGAATCTGCTCTATGCGGGCGGCAATAACGTCGGCATCACACGGGCCCTCGCGGACGGTTGCTCGCATCTATTGTTGTTGAACAATGACACGACGGTGGCCGCCGACCTGCTGCAACGGCTGTTGGACGGTGAGGCGCAGACCGGCGATGCTGTACTCTGCCCGAAGATCTATTACGCGCGGGATCCCCAGCGCCTCTGGTATGCGGGGGGATTGATTTCGCTGAGACGGGCAAGACTGGCGCACCGCGGAATTCGCGAACTTGATCGCGGGCAGTACGACCAGCTCGAACGCACAGGATGGGCTACAGGTTGCGCGCTGTTCGGCTCGCGGCGGCTGTTTGAGACGGTGGGCATGCTGGATACCGAGTTTGCGCTGTATATGGAGGATGTGGATTTCAGCCTGCGGGCGAGGGCGGCCGGATTTCCCTGCTACTATGTTCCGGCGGCAAAAGTATGGCACAAGGTTTCGGCGTCGATGGGCGGAAATCTATCGAAGAAGAAACTGTCACGGAAATGGGCGAGCCTGCGCAGGCTGGTCAATAAGCATCTGCCGAGTCCCGCGGCGAGGTTCGCGGCCCTGACGGACTTTGTGCTGACGGAACCGCCACGAGTGCTGTGGGCGGGGATGCGGGGGAAGCTCAAGTGA